One window of Gemmatimonas sp. genomic DNA carries:
- a CDS encoding protein kinase: protein MSSVVDRLRIALADRYRIERELGAGGMATVYLAHDLRHDREVAVKVMHPEVSAELATDRFLLEIRTSARLQHPHIVPVFDSGEADGQLFFVMPRIEGESLRARLDREGRLPVRDAVQIVSEVAGALEYAHEHGILHRDLKPENILLSHGHALLADFGIARATLQGGRERLTGTGTAIGTPAYMSPEQATGTGDTGPASDVYSLGVILFETLTGTVPFTGATFQAILVKRFTEAAPRCRTMRGDTPPACDVAIARALVLDANQRTATARAFADALVEVDMLHPAAPTSSTARPERSIAVLPFTNLSTDAENGYFADGLTEEIITTLAKVRALRVISRTTMMGYRTRTGSLRDIARELGVTHLLEGSVRKGGDRLRIAASLVDAERDASVWSERFDGSMDDVFDMQDRVASATVAALALALSPEEHARLVEHPIENAAAYDAYLRAREGLNAWTATGLQRALGHLEEAQRLAPDNLFVLRGLGRACWAAVNNSLTDDLTLLDDALRYAATIEGLSPGSPYAAELRGLVGAYRSDIDTSLRELGRAYEALPDEVDIAFWYGAFLIFAGRPEDALPITEDVRSREPAHPLLPLMESVGEWTTGRFDAALARLAGGPGTSPPAIWYLVQGLAGLAAGDHVHALQALDSAAAEPPDAMIGLSSFLAAAVRGDAKAAGEHLTPELAATLWRDFSYTEYAAEGFALLGDAAGARKWLARAADLGAGYYRGLWAHHAVWRPWLAHPDLAPIFAQIKANADRYAAIPLAPRARALAAQST, encoded by the coding sequence AGTTCCGTCGTGGATCGTTTGCGCATCGCCCTCGCCGACCGTTACCGCATCGAGCGAGAGCTCGGCGCTGGCGGCATGGCGACGGTGTATCTCGCGCACGACCTGCGACACGACAGAGAAGTCGCGGTGAAGGTGATGCACCCGGAGGTGAGCGCCGAGCTGGCGACCGATCGCTTCTTGCTCGAGATCCGAACTAGCGCGCGACTGCAGCACCCGCACATCGTGCCGGTGTTCGACTCGGGTGAAGCGGACGGACAGCTGTTTTTCGTCATGCCGCGAATCGAGGGTGAATCGCTGCGCGCGCGGCTCGACCGGGAAGGGCGCCTCCCGGTTCGCGATGCCGTGCAGATCGTCTCCGAGGTCGCGGGTGCGCTCGAGTATGCCCACGAGCACGGCATTCTTCACCGCGACCTCAAGCCAGAAAACATTCTGTTGAGCCATGGGCATGCATTGCTTGCCGATTTCGGGATTGCGCGCGCGACGTTGCAGGGAGGACGCGAGCGGTTGACGGGAACGGGCACCGCGATCGGAACTCCCGCCTACATGAGTCCCGAACAAGCCACCGGCACGGGGGACACCGGCCCGGCGTCCGACGTGTACAGCCTCGGCGTCATCCTGTTCGAAACTCTTACAGGCACGGTGCCATTCACCGGCGCGACGTTTCAGGCGATCCTCGTCAAGCGCTTCACGGAAGCTGCGCCGCGCTGCCGCACGATGCGTGGTGACACGCCGCCCGCGTGCGACGTTGCCATTGCACGCGCACTGGTGCTTGACGCGAACCAGCGCACGGCGACTGCGCGCGCATTCGCGGACGCGCTCGTCGAGGTCGACATGCTGCATCCGGCAGCACCGACATCCTCCACTGCAAGGCCTGAACGCTCGATCGCGGTGCTGCCCTTCACCAACCTCAGCACCGATGCCGAGAACGGGTACTTCGCCGACGGCCTGACGGAGGAGATCATCACGACGCTCGCCAAAGTGCGCGCGTTGCGGGTGATCTCCCGCACCACGATGATGGGGTACCGCACGCGCACCGGCTCACTGCGCGACATCGCGCGCGAACTTGGTGTGACGCACCTGCTTGAGGGAAGTGTGCGCAAGGGTGGCGACCGCCTCCGGATCGCTGCCTCACTGGTCGACGCGGAGCGCGATGCATCGGTGTGGTCGGAGCGTTTCGATGGCTCGATGGACGACGTGTTCGACATGCAGGACCGTGTCGCGAGCGCGACCGTCGCCGCGCTCGCACTGGCGTTGTCGCCGGAGGAACACGCGCGGCTCGTCGAGCATCCCATCGAGAACGCTGCTGCCTACGACGCGTACTTGCGCGCACGCGAGGGGCTCAACGCATGGACGGCCACCGGCTTGCAGCGCGCACTGGGCCACCTCGAAGAAGCGCAACGACTGGCGCCCGACAACCTCTTCGTGCTTCGCGGCCTGGGTCGCGCGTGTTGGGCCGCGGTCAACAACAGCCTGACCGACGACCTCACACTGCTCGACGATGCGCTGCGCTACGCGGCGACCATCGAGGGACTCTCGCCGGGATCCCCATATGCGGCCGAGCTCCGCGGGCTGGTGGGGGCGTACCGCAGCGACATCGACACGTCCCTGCGTGAGCTGGGGCGTGCGTACGAGGCGCTGCCCGACGAGGTGGACATCGCCTTCTGGTACGGCGCGTTCCTCATCTTTGCCGGCCGGCCCGAGGACGCGCTTCCGATCACGGAGGACGTGCGGAGCCGCGAACCCGCCCACCCGTTGCTTCCGCTCATGGAGAGTGTTGGTGAGTGGACGACGGGGCGCTTCGATGCAGCGCTCGCGCGACTCGCCGGTGGCCCGGGGACGTCGCCGCCCGCAATCTGGTACCTCGTGCAGGGGCTCGCCGGCCTCGCTGCCGGCGACCATGTCCATGCGCTGCAGGCCCTCGACAGCGCGGCTGCCGAACCACCCGATGCGATGATCGGACTGTCGTCGTTCCTGGCCGCCGCCGTGCGAGGGGACGCCAAAGCCGCCGGGGAGCACCTCACTCCCGAGCTCGCGGCGACGCTCTGGCGCGACTTCTCGTACACAGAGTATGCCGCCGAGGGATTCGCACTGCTGGGCGACGCTGCCGGCGCGCGAAAGTGGCTCGCTCGGGCCGCCGACCTCGGAGCGGGCTACTACCGCGGGCTGTGGGCGCACCACGCAGTCTGGCGTCCGTGGCTTGCGCATCCGGACCTCGCGCCGATCTTTGCGCAAATCAAGGCGAATGCAGACCGATACGCGGCGATCCCGCTCGCGCCGCGCGCACGCGCGTTGGCGGCGCAGAGCACATGA